A part of Candidatus Methylomirabilis tolerans genomic DNA contains:
- a CDS encoding nitric-oxide reductase: MSPNPNGAVSKKSERTFAQVLLIKKYWWLHALIVTAISVIGLVALGVWTYVGAPPLVNFVDSTGKVVVPEWEMNRGKQVFHLKGLMLYGSFWGDGAERGPDFTAEALHRTFTGMSKYYEMQIEKEQGRPATQDEKDGIAGKVKREIHQNGYDAAAGVIRLNDAQIFAHEELVKHYTRMFTDQTYEEAFQSGRVKSFVQNPDDIRALAGYFFWGGWVAGANRPGEIYSYTHNWPYDPDAGNIPTYATYIWSFLSILVLFAGTMLVLYVYGEMKTLPGEPFNGRDWSLTTVDLENKGDAYVRPTQRATYKFFAFAVILFLVQVLAGILGAEDFVGGGPGETILGAFGLVIPFSVVRSYHAIVQIYWFFMAWVGYTLFFLPRISKVPNGQRFLINLLFALCVLVGAGALFGIYAGHTGMLTDDMAYWFGSQGWEFLELGRFWHILMLASFCLWVYIIFRAVKPWITSQNLWSVPA; encoded by the coding sequence TGTCTGGACTTATGTTGGAGCTCCCCCTCTGGTTAATTTCGTAGACTCAACCGGGAAGGTCGTAGTTCCCGAGTGGGAAATGAACCGCGGAAAGCAGGTCTTCCACCTGAAGGGCTTGATGCTGTATGGGTCCTTCTGGGGTGACGGCGCTGAGCGCGGACCGGATTTCACCGCAGAGGCTCTGCATCGGACCTTTACCGGAATGAGCAAGTACTATGAGATGCAGATTGAGAAAGAGCAGGGACGCCCAGCCACTCAGGATGAGAAGGATGGGATCGCGGGAAAGGTCAAGCGCGAGATCCATCAGAACGGGTATGACGCGGCGGCTGGCGTAATTCGATTGAACGATGCTCAGATCTTTGCACATGAAGAGTTGGTGAAGCATTACACGAGGATGTTCACTGATCAAACTTATGAAGAGGCCTTCCAGAGTGGTCGAGTCAAGAGCTTTGTTCAGAACCCGGATGACATCAGGGCATTGGCAGGTTACTTCTTCTGGGGTGGCTGGGTAGCCGGCGCGAATCGGCCGGGTGAGATCTATAGCTATACCCATAACTGGCCGTACGATCCTGATGCCGGTAACATCCCGACATACGCGACCTACATTTGGAGCTTCCTCTCAATCCTCGTACTGTTCGCCGGTACCATGCTGGTCCTGTATGTCTACGGCGAAATGAAGACCCTGCCTGGCGAGCCGTTCAACGGGCGGGATTGGTCGCTGACCACAGTCGACCTTGAAAACAAGGGTGACGCTTACGTTCGACCGACTCAGCGCGCCACGTATAAGTTCTTTGCCTTCGCCGTGATCCTGTTCCTGGTTCAGGTGTTGGCCGGTATTCTGGGCGCGGAGGATTTCGTCGGTGGTGGGCCTGGTGAAACGATCTTGGGCGCATTCGGGCTCGTCATCCCCTTTAGCGTCGTTCGCAGCTATCATGCCATCGTGCAGATCTACTGGTTCTTCATGGCCTGGGTCGGTTACACCCTTTTCTTCCTGCCCAGAATTTCAAAGGTTCCAAACGGGCAGCGGTTCCTGATCAACCTGCTCTTCGCGCTGTGTGTCCTCGTGGGTGCTGGTGCGCTGTTCGGCATCTATGCGGGTCACACGGGCATGCTGACCGACGACATGGCCTACTGGTTTGGGAGCCAGGGCTGGGAGTTCCTGGAGCTCGGGCGCTTCTGGCACATTCTTATGCTGGCTTCATTCTGTCTGTGGGTGTACATCATCTTCCGCGCGGTCAAGCCGTGGATCACGAGCCAGAACCTCTGGTCCGTGCCGGCC